CTAAATCCCTAGCTCGTTCACTGGATGGCAAGTTTCAACGGCTACAATGTACCCCCGATTTACTACCAACGGATATTACTGGTACTAACATCTGGAACCCCAAAAGCGGCGAATTTACTTATCTTCCTGGGCCAGTCTTTGCCAATATATTACTAGCTGACGAAATCAACCGCGCTACACCCCGTACTCAGTCAGCGTTGCTAGAAGTTATGGAAGAATATCAGGTAACAGTTGATGGTGTCTCTCGTGTAGTTCCCCAGCCCTTTTTTGTGATTGCAACTCAAAACCCGATCGAGTATCAAGGTACTTTTCCTCTGCCAGAAGCGCAAATGGATCGGTTTATGTTGTCCCTGAGTTTGGGCTATCCTTCTGAGGGAGAAGAACTCCTGATGCTGCAAAATCTCCAAAAGGGTGTAAAAGTTGCTGATTTGCAGCCTTGCATTACTTTGGCAGAAGTACAGGAATTGCGTTACCTCTGTTCTCAAGTAAAAGTGGCAACTTCCTTGCAACAGTACATCCTCGAATTGGTGCGGGCAACACGCCAAGATGAGGAAATCGCCCTTGGTGTCAGTCCGCGCGGCACATTAGCATTACAACGGGCTGCCCAAGCGCTAGCTTTT
This Nostoc sp. C052 DNA region includes the following protein-coding sequences:
- a CDS encoding MoxR family ATPase — its product is MREKIDALTKNLALTIVGKAEAIRLVLVAFLGGGHALLEDVPGVGKTLLAKSLARSLDGKFQRLQCTPDLLPTDITGTNIWNPKSGEFTYLPGPVFANILLADEINRATPRTQSALLEVMEEYQVTVDGVSRVVPQPFFVIATQNPIEYQGTFPLPEAQMDRFMLSLSLGYPSEGEELLMLQNLQKGVKVADLQPCITLAEVQELRYLCSQVKVATSLQQYILELVRATRQDEEIALGVSPRGTLALQRAAQALAFLLGRDYVIPDDVKFLVPHVLCHRLIPRGGRNSRTVVERLLRSVSIP